A portion of the Melanotaenia boesemani isolate fMelBoe1 chromosome 2, fMelBoe1.pri, whole genome shotgun sequence genome contains these proteins:
- the unkl gene encoding putative E3 ubiquitin-protein ligase UNKL isoform X2 produces the protein MPSVSKTAANASPQTEKPTHYTYLKEFRTEQCPLFLQHKCTQHRPFTCFHWHFLNQRRRRPIRRRDGTFNYSPDVYCTKYDETTGICPDGDDCPYLHRTTGDTERKYHLRYYKTGTCIHETDARGHCVKNGLHCAFAHGPHDLRPPVYDIREIQAQEALQNGQLGSGEGIPDLQPGVLASQAMIEKTLTEDPRWQDTNFVLANYKTDQCTKPPRLCRQGYACPHYHNSRDRRRNPRKFKYRSTPCPNVKHGDEWGEPSKCDSGDSCQYCHSRTEQQFHPEIYKSTKCNDMRQTGYCPRGPFCAFAHVERIPSTEETMNSLLTAIQSSSQSQLGSQQYSESPVTEWNSGGNSTISAASSNGQVESVSCSSNSTVTPSSGSDSLLSPVGSISRPISLTNSSLCSESTTSSVSSLASNYPKAPGFEREDQIKSKGHMDQKFMDQEKQTQNTVFSAVNPLASSFTSSITSSLASSVGSDSSSPTTLSTMNAKATPFYPGSNTVESVIGSALDLNFSDINVASMLHDKELEEQDNSLGLSSQRVLSGSAPVNIPGSLARSSSFNSSSSLSTSPLSSLSQSLSQSLLSGTVSQQNQPSNMLAKQEHGLLGTPTSSSQNSLGLNGGASNIWDFVSGSFSPSPSPVFSSLTSTTSTADVARLFRELDEAKRKIKQWEEAWHQVKQACEACQKDAHEAKEQAKTAEAERQLAEQKWEETERKLKELQGDFDVLCRTPGTPLLRSYGELEQLPLSKLHSIQSQLRNDLDLIDGVIFQLQSKKCIVCQKHDRCIVLQPCQHYVLCENCAPSKTECPYCRTKILKW, from the exons ATGCCGTCGGTTTCGAAAACGGCGGCCAATGCGTCTCCTCAAACCGAGAAACCAACCCACTATAC GTACTTGAAGGAGTTCAGGACAGAGCAGTGCCCGTTGTTCCTGCAGCACAAGTGTACGCAGCACAGACCCTTTACTTGCTTTCATTGGCATTTTCTTAACCAGCGAAGAAGGCGACCCATAAGGAGAAGAGACGGAACCTTTAATTACAGCCCTGACGTGTACTGCACAAAATACGACGAGACCACAGGCATTTGTCCAGATGGAGATGA CTGCCCTTATCTACACCGGACCACTGGTGACACAGAGCGCAAGTACCATCTACGATATTACAAGACTGGTACTTGTATCCATGAGACAGATGCTCGAGGGCATTGTGTGAAGAATGGCCTACACTGTGCTTTTGCTCATGGGCCACATGATCTCCGACCTCCAGTCTATGATATAAG AGAGATCCAAGCACAAGAGGCCCTCCAGAATGGTCAGTTGGGATCTGGGGAAGGTATTCCTGATTTGCAGCCTGGTGTATTAGCTAGCCAAGCCATGATTGAGAAAACCCTGACAGAAGATCCCCGGTGGCAAG ATACCAACTTTGTTTTAGCCAATTATAAAACAGATCAGTGTACTAAGCCCCCGAGACTATGCAGACAGGGCTATGCATGCCCCCACTACCACAACAGTAGGGATCGAAGGCGAAATCCACGAAAGTTCAAATACAG GTCCACTCCTTGCCCTAATGTGAAACATGGTGATGAATGGGGTGAACCCTCCAAATGTGACAGTGGAGACAGTTGCCAGTATTGTCACTCTCGTACAGAACAGCAGTTTCATCCAGAG ATCTACAAATCTACCAAATGCAATGATATGAGACAAACAGGATACTGTCCCAGAGGACCGTTTTGTGCATTTGCACATGTAGAAA GAATTCCCTCAACAGAGGAGACGATGAACTCACTACTAACAGCGATTCAGTCGAGCTCACAGTCCCAGCTGGGCTCCCAGCAGTATTCAGAGTCTCCAGTCACTGAGTGGAACAGTGGAGGAAACTCCACCATCAGCGCAGCCAGTAGCAATGGACAAGTAGAAAGT GTTTCATGTTCTAGTAACTCAACTGTAACACCAAGCTCAGGAAGCGACAGTTTGTTATCCCCAGTGGGATCCATCAGCAGGCCCATATCCCTTACTAATAGTAGTTTATGCTCAGAGTCCACCACATCCAGTGTGTCATCTCTGGCTTCTAACTATCCCAAAGCACCGGGCTTTGAACGTGAGGATCAG ATTAAAAGCAAGGGACATATGGATCAAAAATTCATGGACCAAGAAAAACAG acACAAAATACTGTATTCTCTGCAGTGAATCCTTTGGCATCAAGCTTTACCTCCAGCATAACGTCAAGCTTGGCCTCTAGTGTTGGCTCAGATAGTTCTTCACCCACCACCTTATCAACAATGAATGCAAAAGCCACTCCTTTTTATCCAGGGAGCAACACCGTGGAGTCTGTTATAG GATCTGCACTAGACCTCAACTTTAGTGACATCAATGTTGCATCTATGTTGCATGATAAAGAACTGGAGGAGCAAGATAACAGCTTAGGACTGTCAA gtCAAAGGGTGCTAAGTGGATCCGCTCCTGTTAACATTCCTGGCTCTCTAGCACGATCATCTTCTTTTAATTCCTCATCATCGCTCTCCACCTCCCCACTAAGTTCCTTGTCCCAGTCTCTATCGCAGTCCCTGCTGTCTGGGACAGTGTCTCAGCAAAATCAACCATCTAATATGCTAGCCAAGCAAGAGCATGGCCTACTGGGAACACCCACCTCTTCTTCAcagaactctctgg GTTTGAATGGAGGAGCTAGCAACATTTGGGACTTTGTAAGTGGCAGCTTTTCACCAAGTCCATCACCAGTTTTCAGCAGCCTAACCTCCACAACCAGCACTGCTGATGTGGCCCGCCTTTTTAGGGAGCTGGACGAAGCTAAGAGGAAGATCAAACAATGGGAGGAGGCCTGGCATCAGGTCAAACAG GCCTGTGAAGCTTGCCAGAAAGATGCACATGAAGCAAAGGAGCAAGCAAAGACGGCTGAGGCAGAGCGGCAGCTGGCGGAACAGAAATGGGAAGAAACAGAGCGCAAGCTGAAAGAGCTCCAGGGGGACTTTGATGTGCTTTGTCGCACCCCTGGAACACCTCTTCTTCGTAGCTATGGAGAGCTGGAGCAGCTCCCATTGTCAAAGCTTCACTCCATCCAGAGTCAGCTACGTAATGACCTAGATCTTATAGACGGG GTAATATTTCAGCTTCAGTCAAAGAAATGTATAGTTTGCCAAAAGCATGATCGTTGCATTGTTCTGCAACCTTGCCAACATTATGTACTATGTGAGAACTGTGCACCTAGCAAAACTGAATGTCCCTACTGTAGAACAAAAATATTGAAGTGGTGA
- the gper1 gene encoding G-protein coupled estrogen receptor 1, with amino-acid sequence MEGQTTALVWIYDNTTDQLNTSYKYNTTDLTENSDKYQSYIIGLFLSCLYTILLFPIGFIGNILILVVNLNHREKMTIPDLYFVNLAVADLILVADSLIEVFNLNEKYYDYAVLCTFMSLFLQVNMYSSIFFLTWMSFDRYIALASSMSCSPLRTMQHAKLSCGLIWMASILATLLPFTIVQTQHRGEVHFCFANVFEIQWLEVTIGFLVPFSIIGLCYSLIGRILMKAQKHRGLWPRRQKALRMIVVVVLVFFICWLPENVFISIQLLQDTANPLQRTATTLWHDYPLTGHIVNLAAFSNSCLNPIIYSFLGETFRDKLRLFIKQKASWSVVNRFCHHGLDLHLPVRGKVSEV; translated from the coding sequence ATGGAAGGGCAGACGACTGCTTTGGTTTGGATATATGATAACACTACAGATCAACTGAACACTTCATATAAGTACAACACAACAGATTTAACTGAAAACTCTGACAAGTACCAGTCTTATATTATTGGTCTCTTTCTGTCCTGCCTCTACACCATCCTCCTTTTTCCTATTGGATTTATTGGCAACATCTTAATCCTGGTGGTAAACCTGAACCACAGAGAGAAGATGACTATCCCTGATCTCTACTTTGTTAATCTGGCTGTAGCAGACCTCATCCTGGTGGCTGATTCCCTCATTGAGGTCTTCAATCTAAATGAAAAGTATTATGACTATGCCGTCCTCTGCACCTTCATGTCCCTGTTCCTGCAGGTCAACATGTACAGTAGCATCTTCTTTCTCACGTGGATGAGCTTTGACAGATATATTGCCCTGGCTAGCTCTATGAGCTGCAGCCCACTAAGGACTATGCAGCATGCTAAACTCAGCTGTGGCCTCATCTGGATGGCTTCCATCCTGGCCACACTTCTTCCCTTCACTATTGTACAGACTCAGCACAGGGGTGAGGTGCACTTTTGCTTTGCCAATGTCTTTGAGATTCAGTGGCTCGAGGTAACCATTGGCTTTTTGGTGCCCTTCTCCATTATTGGTCTGTGTTACTCTCTGATTGGGCGAATCCTCATGAAGGCCCAGAAGCACCGTGGATTATGGCCACGGCGGCAGAAAGCCCTGCGCATGATTGTGGTGGTGGTACTGGTGTTCTTCATCTGTTGGCTCCCAGAGAATGTCttcatcagcatccagctgctTCAGGACACAGCAAACCCATTGCAAAGGACTGCTACCACCCTGTGGCATGACTACCCCCTCACAGGCCACATTGTTAACCTGGCAGCTTTCTCCAACAGCTGCCTCAACCCCATTATCTACAGCTTTTTAGGAGAAACTTTCAGGGACAAGCTGCGTCTCTTCATTAAGCAGAAGGCCAGCTGGTCAGTGGTGAACCGCTTCTGTCACCATGGCCTTGATCTGCACCTCCCTGTCAGGGGCAAAGTGTCAGAGGTGTGA
- the unkl gene encoding putative E3 ubiquitin-protein ligase UNKL isoform X1, whose amino-acid sequence MPSVSKTAANASPQTEKPTHYTYLKEFRTEQCPLFLQHKCTQHRPFTCFHWHFLNQRRRRPIRRRDGTFNYSPDVYCTKYDETTGICPDGDDCPYLHRTTGDTERKYHLRYYKTGTCIHETDARGHCVKNGLHCAFAHGPHDLRPPVYDIREIQAQEALQNGQLGSGEGIPDLQPGVLASQAMIEKTLTEDPRWQDTNFVLANYKTDQCTKPPRLCRQGYACPHYHNSRDRRRNPRKFKYRSTPCPNVKHGDEWGEPSKCDSGDSCQYCHSRTEQQFHPEIYKSTKCNDMRQTGYCPRGPFCAFAHVERIPSTEETMNSLLTAIQSSSQSQLGSQQYSESPVTEWNSGGNSTISAASSNGQVESVSCSSNSTVTPSSGSDSLLSPVGSISRPISLTNSSLCSESTTSSVSSLASNYPKAPGFEREDQIKSKGHMDQKFMDQEKQTQNTVFSAVNPLASSFTSSITSSLASSVGSDSSSPTTLSTMNAKATPFYPGSNTVESVIDLFHFSLGSALDLNFSDINVASMLHDKELEEQDNSLGLSSQRVLSGSAPVNIPGSLARSSSFNSSSSLSTSPLSSLSQSLSQSLLSGTVSQQNQPSNMLAKQEHGLLGTPTSSSQNSLGLNGGASNIWDFVSGSFSPSPSPVFSSLTSTTSTADVARLFRELDEAKRKIKQWEEAWHQVKQACEACQKDAHEAKEQAKTAEAERQLAEQKWEETERKLKELQGDFDVLCRTPGTPLLRSYGELEQLPLSKLHSIQSQLRNDLDLIDGVIFQLQSKKCIVCQKHDRCIVLQPCQHYVLCENCAPSKTECPYCRTKILKW is encoded by the exons ATGCCGTCGGTTTCGAAAACGGCGGCCAATGCGTCTCCTCAAACCGAGAAACCAACCCACTATAC GTACTTGAAGGAGTTCAGGACAGAGCAGTGCCCGTTGTTCCTGCAGCACAAGTGTACGCAGCACAGACCCTTTACTTGCTTTCATTGGCATTTTCTTAACCAGCGAAGAAGGCGACCCATAAGGAGAAGAGACGGAACCTTTAATTACAGCCCTGACGTGTACTGCACAAAATACGACGAGACCACAGGCATTTGTCCAGATGGAGATGA CTGCCCTTATCTACACCGGACCACTGGTGACACAGAGCGCAAGTACCATCTACGATATTACAAGACTGGTACTTGTATCCATGAGACAGATGCTCGAGGGCATTGTGTGAAGAATGGCCTACACTGTGCTTTTGCTCATGGGCCACATGATCTCCGACCTCCAGTCTATGATATAAG AGAGATCCAAGCACAAGAGGCCCTCCAGAATGGTCAGTTGGGATCTGGGGAAGGTATTCCTGATTTGCAGCCTGGTGTATTAGCTAGCCAAGCCATGATTGAGAAAACCCTGACAGAAGATCCCCGGTGGCAAG ATACCAACTTTGTTTTAGCCAATTATAAAACAGATCAGTGTACTAAGCCCCCGAGACTATGCAGACAGGGCTATGCATGCCCCCACTACCACAACAGTAGGGATCGAAGGCGAAATCCACGAAAGTTCAAATACAG GTCCACTCCTTGCCCTAATGTGAAACATGGTGATGAATGGGGTGAACCCTCCAAATGTGACAGTGGAGACAGTTGCCAGTATTGTCACTCTCGTACAGAACAGCAGTTTCATCCAGAG ATCTACAAATCTACCAAATGCAATGATATGAGACAAACAGGATACTGTCCCAGAGGACCGTTTTGTGCATTTGCACATGTAGAAA GAATTCCCTCAACAGAGGAGACGATGAACTCACTACTAACAGCGATTCAGTCGAGCTCACAGTCCCAGCTGGGCTCCCAGCAGTATTCAGAGTCTCCAGTCACTGAGTGGAACAGTGGAGGAAACTCCACCATCAGCGCAGCCAGTAGCAATGGACAAGTAGAAAGT GTTTCATGTTCTAGTAACTCAACTGTAACACCAAGCTCAGGAAGCGACAGTTTGTTATCCCCAGTGGGATCCATCAGCAGGCCCATATCCCTTACTAATAGTAGTTTATGCTCAGAGTCCACCACATCCAGTGTGTCATCTCTGGCTTCTAACTATCCCAAAGCACCGGGCTTTGAACGTGAGGATCAG ATTAAAAGCAAGGGACATATGGATCAAAAATTCATGGACCAAGAAAAACAG acACAAAATACTGTATTCTCTGCAGTGAATCCTTTGGCATCAAGCTTTACCTCCAGCATAACGTCAAGCTTGGCCTCTAGTGTTGGCTCAGATAGTTCTTCACCCACCACCTTATCAACAATGAATGCAAAAGCCACTCCTTTTTATCCAGGGAGCAACACCGTGGAGTCTGTTATAG atcttttccatttttcattaGGATCTGCACTAGACCTCAACTTTAGTGACATCAATGTTGCATCTATGTTGCATGATAAAGAACTGGAGGAGCAAGATAACAGCTTAGGACTGTCAA gtCAAAGGGTGCTAAGTGGATCCGCTCCTGTTAACATTCCTGGCTCTCTAGCACGATCATCTTCTTTTAATTCCTCATCATCGCTCTCCACCTCCCCACTAAGTTCCTTGTCCCAGTCTCTATCGCAGTCCCTGCTGTCTGGGACAGTGTCTCAGCAAAATCAACCATCTAATATGCTAGCCAAGCAAGAGCATGGCCTACTGGGAACACCCACCTCTTCTTCAcagaactctctgg GTTTGAATGGAGGAGCTAGCAACATTTGGGACTTTGTAAGTGGCAGCTTTTCACCAAGTCCATCACCAGTTTTCAGCAGCCTAACCTCCACAACCAGCACTGCTGATGTGGCCCGCCTTTTTAGGGAGCTGGACGAAGCTAAGAGGAAGATCAAACAATGGGAGGAGGCCTGGCATCAGGTCAAACAG GCCTGTGAAGCTTGCCAGAAAGATGCACATGAAGCAAAGGAGCAAGCAAAGACGGCTGAGGCAGAGCGGCAGCTGGCGGAACAGAAATGGGAAGAAACAGAGCGCAAGCTGAAAGAGCTCCAGGGGGACTTTGATGTGCTTTGTCGCACCCCTGGAACACCTCTTCTTCGTAGCTATGGAGAGCTGGAGCAGCTCCCATTGTCAAAGCTTCACTCCATCCAGAGTCAGCTACGTAATGACCTAGATCTTATAGACGGG GTAATATTTCAGCTTCAGTCAAAGAAATGTATAGTTTGCCAAAAGCATGATCGTTGCATTGTTCTGCAACCTTGCCAACATTATGTACTATGTGAGAACTGTGCACCTAGCAAAACTGAATGTCCCTACTGTAGAACAAAAATATTGAAGTGGTGA
- the unkl gene encoding putative E3 ubiquitin-protein ligase UNKL isoform X3 → MPSVSKTAANASPQTEKPTHYTYLKEFRTEQCPLFLQHKCTQHRPFTCFHWHFLNQRRRRPIRRRDGTFNYSPDVYCTKYDETTGICPDGDDCPYLHRTTGDTERKYHLRYYKTGTCIHETDARGHCVKNGLHCAFAHGPHDLRPPVYDIREIQAQEALQNGQLGSGEGIPDLQPGVLASQAMIEKTLTEDPRWQDTNFVLANYKTDQCTKPPRLCRQGYACPHYHNSRDRRRNPRKFKYRSTPCPNVKHGDEWGEPSKCDSGDSCQYCHSRTEQQFHPEIYKSTKCNDMRQTGYCPRGPFCAFAHVERIPSTEETMNSLLTAIQSSSQSQLGSQQYSESPVTEWNSGGNSTISAASSNGQVESIKSKGHMDQKFMDQEKQTQNTVFSAVNPLASSFTSSITSSLASSVGSDSSSPTTLSTMNAKATPFYPGSNTVESVIDLFHFSLGSALDLNFSDINVASMLHDKELEEQDNSLGLSSQRVLSGSAPVNIPGSLARSSSFNSSSSLSTSPLSSLSQSLSQSLLSGTVSQQNQPSNMLAKQEHGLLGTPTSSSQNSLGLNGGASNIWDFVSGSFSPSPSPVFSSLTSTTSTADVARLFRELDEAKRKIKQWEEAWHQVKQACEACQKDAHEAKEQAKTAEAERQLAEQKWEETERKLKELQGDFDVLCRTPGTPLLRSYGELEQLPLSKLHSIQSQLRNDLDLIDGVIFQLQSKKCIVCQKHDRCIVLQPCQHYVLCENCAPSKTECPYCRTKILKW, encoded by the exons ATGCCGTCGGTTTCGAAAACGGCGGCCAATGCGTCTCCTCAAACCGAGAAACCAACCCACTATAC GTACTTGAAGGAGTTCAGGACAGAGCAGTGCCCGTTGTTCCTGCAGCACAAGTGTACGCAGCACAGACCCTTTACTTGCTTTCATTGGCATTTTCTTAACCAGCGAAGAAGGCGACCCATAAGGAGAAGAGACGGAACCTTTAATTACAGCCCTGACGTGTACTGCACAAAATACGACGAGACCACAGGCATTTGTCCAGATGGAGATGA CTGCCCTTATCTACACCGGACCACTGGTGACACAGAGCGCAAGTACCATCTACGATATTACAAGACTGGTACTTGTATCCATGAGACAGATGCTCGAGGGCATTGTGTGAAGAATGGCCTACACTGTGCTTTTGCTCATGGGCCACATGATCTCCGACCTCCAGTCTATGATATAAG AGAGATCCAAGCACAAGAGGCCCTCCAGAATGGTCAGTTGGGATCTGGGGAAGGTATTCCTGATTTGCAGCCTGGTGTATTAGCTAGCCAAGCCATGATTGAGAAAACCCTGACAGAAGATCCCCGGTGGCAAG ATACCAACTTTGTTTTAGCCAATTATAAAACAGATCAGTGTACTAAGCCCCCGAGACTATGCAGACAGGGCTATGCATGCCCCCACTACCACAACAGTAGGGATCGAAGGCGAAATCCACGAAAGTTCAAATACAG GTCCACTCCTTGCCCTAATGTGAAACATGGTGATGAATGGGGTGAACCCTCCAAATGTGACAGTGGAGACAGTTGCCAGTATTGTCACTCTCGTACAGAACAGCAGTTTCATCCAGAG ATCTACAAATCTACCAAATGCAATGATATGAGACAAACAGGATACTGTCCCAGAGGACCGTTTTGTGCATTTGCACATGTAGAAA GAATTCCCTCAACAGAGGAGACGATGAACTCACTACTAACAGCGATTCAGTCGAGCTCACAGTCCCAGCTGGGCTCCCAGCAGTATTCAGAGTCTCCAGTCACTGAGTGGAACAGTGGAGGAAACTCCACCATCAGCGCAGCCAGTAGCAATGGACAAGTAGAAAGT ATTAAAAGCAAGGGACATATGGATCAAAAATTCATGGACCAAGAAAAACAG acACAAAATACTGTATTCTCTGCAGTGAATCCTTTGGCATCAAGCTTTACCTCCAGCATAACGTCAAGCTTGGCCTCTAGTGTTGGCTCAGATAGTTCTTCACCCACCACCTTATCAACAATGAATGCAAAAGCCACTCCTTTTTATCCAGGGAGCAACACCGTGGAGTCTGTTATAG atcttttccatttttcattaGGATCTGCACTAGACCTCAACTTTAGTGACATCAATGTTGCATCTATGTTGCATGATAAAGAACTGGAGGAGCAAGATAACAGCTTAGGACTGTCAA gtCAAAGGGTGCTAAGTGGATCCGCTCCTGTTAACATTCCTGGCTCTCTAGCACGATCATCTTCTTTTAATTCCTCATCATCGCTCTCCACCTCCCCACTAAGTTCCTTGTCCCAGTCTCTATCGCAGTCCCTGCTGTCTGGGACAGTGTCTCAGCAAAATCAACCATCTAATATGCTAGCCAAGCAAGAGCATGGCCTACTGGGAACACCCACCTCTTCTTCAcagaactctctgg GTTTGAATGGAGGAGCTAGCAACATTTGGGACTTTGTAAGTGGCAGCTTTTCACCAAGTCCATCACCAGTTTTCAGCAGCCTAACCTCCACAACCAGCACTGCTGATGTGGCCCGCCTTTTTAGGGAGCTGGACGAAGCTAAGAGGAAGATCAAACAATGGGAGGAGGCCTGGCATCAGGTCAAACAG GCCTGTGAAGCTTGCCAGAAAGATGCACATGAAGCAAAGGAGCAAGCAAAGACGGCTGAGGCAGAGCGGCAGCTGGCGGAACAGAAATGGGAAGAAACAGAGCGCAAGCTGAAAGAGCTCCAGGGGGACTTTGATGTGCTTTGTCGCACCCCTGGAACACCTCTTCTTCGTAGCTATGGAGAGCTGGAGCAGCTCCCATTGTCAAAGCTTCACTCCATCCAGAGTCAGCTACGTAATGACCTAGATCTTATAGACGGG GTAATATTTCAGCTTCAGTCAAAGAAATGTATAGTTTGCCAAAAGCATGATCGTTGCATTGTTCTGCAACCTTGCCAACATTATGTACTATGTGAGAACTGTGCACCTAGCAAAACTGAATGTCCCTACTGTAGAACAAAAATATTGAAGTGGTGA
- the gpr146 gene encoding probable G-protein coupled receptor 146 — MWICMVYNETDTTVDFQLCQEFGLILSVFSLIYLLVCFPLGLCYNVLLVVVNLSNKVSMTMPDVYFVNMAIAGLVLNLVAPVELLSSTFTRWHAWEYNNEVYITLLILFNISSLVIMYSTTLLSLDYYIERALPRTYMSSVYNTKHVCGFIWGGAVLTSFSSLLFYVCNHISTKMVECSKMQNKEAADAIMMFIGYVVPAVAVLYAFVLILRIRKESTPLDQDSARLDPSIHRLLLASVCVQFILWTPYYLTLLVHTVAGAPGYISNAYYVPTYYFMRCFSKLLAFSSSFAMALMYRQMNKNFSNKLQRLLRRLRCRDQSCPHERSTVQQVVT; from the coding sequence ATGTGGATCTGCATGGTTTACAATGAGACGGACACCACTGTGGACTTCCAGCTCTGCCAGGAGTTTGGTCTCATCCTGTCAGTTTTCTCCCTCATCTACCTCCTGGTGTGCTTCCCTTTGGGCCTGTGTTACAATGTGCTGCTGGTCGTGGTGAACCTCTCCAACAAGGTGTCCATGACCATGCCGGATGTCTATTTCGTCAACATGGCCATTGCAGGTCTTGTGCTTAACCTGGTGGCCCCTGTGGAGCTCCTGAGCTCCACCTTCACCCGCTGGCATGCATGGGAGTACAACAATGAGGTCTACATCACCCTACTCATCCTCTTCAACATCTCATCTCTGGTCATTATGTATTCCACCACACTGCTCAGTCTGGACTACTACATAGAGCGGGCACTCCCTCGTACATACATGTCCAGTGTGTATAATACAAAACATGTGTGTGGGTTCATCTGGGGTGGCGCCGTGCTGACCAGCTTCTCTTCGCTCCTCTTTTATGTGTGCAACCACATATCTACTAAGATGGTTGAGTGTTCTAAAATGCAGAACAAGGAGGCAGCAGATGCCATCATGATGTTCATTGGCTATGTGGTTCCAGCAGTGGCCGTGCTTTATGCTTTTGTGCTCATTTTGCGCATTAGGAAGGAGTCTACacctctggatcaggactctgctCGCTTGGACCCATCTATACACCGGCTGCTGCTAgcctcagtgtgtgtgcagttCATCCTGTGGACCCCTTATTACTTGACCCTTTTGGTGCACACGGTAGCTGGTGCACCAGGGTATATTAGCAATGCATATTATGTTCCTACTTATTATTTCATGAGATGtttttctaaactgctggcTTTCTCCAGCAGTTTCGCAATGGCTCTCATGTATAGGCAGATGAACAAAAACTTCTCTAACAAGCTTCAGCGGCTGCTCAGGAGGCTGCGTTGTAGAGATCAGTCCTGTCCTCATGAACGCTCAACAGTTCAGCAAGTGGTGACATGA